In the genome of Xanthobacteraceae bacterium, one region contains:
- a CDS encoding CoA transferase, whose product MAGPLDGIKVLELARVLAGPWAGQILSDMGADVIKVERPGQGDETRTWGPPYVEGKNGENLSAAYYHAINRGKRSVLADFTKKEDVDFVIALIREADVVLENYKVGDLKKYGLDYESVKKINPKIVYCSVTGFGQDGPYASRPGYDLIIQAMGGIMDITGEPDREPMRTGVAYVDVFTGTYAASAILAALFARTRTGEGQHIDMSLMDVQTSVLANQALNYLVSGKAPKRMGNAHPNVVPYQAFETADGYMIIAVGNDGQFKHFCDVLGLPEVRDDPRYVSNGERNKNRATLIPALTAKTRLRTRADLLAALEQAGVPAGPIRSIDEVFADPHVIARKMRNDLPDDVAKDGSIPGVRTPITMSGTPLHYDRPSPRHGVHTDEIRTALAAGKPAFRPTRT is encoded by the coding sequence ATGGCTGGCCCTCTCGACGGCATCAAGGTGCTTGAGCTTGCGCGCGTGCTTGCGGGTCCGTGGGCCGGGCAGATTTTGTCCGACATGGGTGCCGACGTCATCAAGGTCGAGCGTCCGGGGCAGGGCGACGAGACGCGCACCTGGGGTCCGCCTTACGTCGAAGGCAAAAACGGCGAGAATCTTTCGGCCGCCTACTATCACGCGATCAATCGCGGCAAGCGCTCGGTGCTGGCCGACTTCACGAAAAAAGAAGACGTCGATTTCGTCATCGCGCTGATCAGGGAAGCGGACGTCGTTCTCGAAAATTACAAGGTCGGTGACCTGAAAAAATACGGCCTCGACTACGAGAGCGTGAAGAAGATCAATCCGAAGATCGTCTATTGCTCCGTCACCGGCTTCGGACAGGACGGGCCGTATGCCAGCCGCCCCGGTTACGATCTCATCATTCAGGCGATGGGCGGCATCATGGACATCACCGGCGAGCCGGACCGTGAACCGATGCGCACCGGCGTCGCCTATGTGGATGTATTCACCGGCACCTATGCGGCGTCCGCGATACTTGCCGCGTTGTTTGCGCGCACGCGCACGGGTGAAGGCCAGCACATCGACATGAGTCTGATGGACGTGCAGACCAGCGTGCTCGCCAATCAGGCGCTCAACTATCTCGTTTCCGGCAAGGCGCCGAAGCGCATGGGCAACGCGCATCCGAATGTCGTGCCTTATCAGGCATTCGAAACCGCCGACGGCTACATGATTATCGCGGTCGGAAACGACGGGCAGTTCAAGCATTTCTGCGACGTGCTTGGGCTGCCCGAAGTGCGCGACGATCCGCGTTACGTCTCGAACGGCGAGCGCAATAAAAATCGCGCCACGCTCATTCCCGCGCTCACCGCGAAGACGAGGCTGCGCACGCGCGCCGACCTCCTGGCTGCGCTGGAGCAGGCGGGCGTGCCTGCCGGGCCGATCCGTTCCATCGACGAAGTCTTCGCCGATCCGCACGTGATCGCCCGCAAGATGCGCAACGACTTGCCGGACGATGTTGCGAAGGATGGCTCGATCCCCGGCGTGCGTACCCCGATCACCATGTCGGGAACGCCGCTGCATTATGACCGTCCGTCGCCGCGTCACGGCGTGCATACGGACGAGATCAGGACCGCGCTCGCGGCAGGCAAACCCGCGTTCCGTCCGACGCGGACGTGA
- the bioB gene encoding biotin synthase BioB, translated as MNVIDTQIVSAARKAYGEIRHDWTRAEIRAIYEMPFMDLVHEAQRIHRLRFDPNEIQISTLLSIKTGGCPEDCAYCSQSASYEAGIKASKLMQVEQVLADARAAKAAGAQRFCMGAAWRSPKDRDLEAVCMMIEGVKALGMESCVTLGMLTPAQALRLKESGLDYYNHNIDTSPEYYEQIITTRTYQDRLDTLSAVREAGINVCCGGIIGMGETTEDRVGMIETLANLPEHPESVPINLLMQVEGTPVSKGQQMDPFDFVRMIAVARITMPASVVRLSAGRDYMNEQTQALCFLAGANSMFYGPKLLTTPNPDQDRDMKLLNKLGMRPMAE; from the coding sequence ATGAACGTCATCGATACCCAGATCGTTTCCGCTGCCCGGAAAGCCTACGGCGAAATCCGTCACGACTGGACCCGCGCGGAAATCCGCGCGATCTACGAGATGCCGTTCATGGACCTCGTCCACGAAGCGCAACGCATCCATCGCCTGCGTTTCGACCCGAACGAAATCCAGATTTCGACGCTGCTCTCGATCAAGACCGGCGGTTGCCCGGAAGACTGCGCCTATTGTTCGCAGAGCGCGAGCTACGAGGCCGGGATCAAGGCGAGCAAGCTGATGCAGGTCGAGCAGGTGCTGGCCGACGCCCGCGCGGCGAAGGCGGCCGGTGCGCAGCGCTTCTGCATGGGCGCGGCATGGCGTTCGCCGAAGGACCGCGATCTCGAAGCCGTCTGCATGATGATCGAGGGCGTGAAGGCGCTCGGCATGGAAAGCTGCGTCACGCTCGGCATGCTGACGCCGGCGCAGGCCTTGCGCCTGAAGGAATCCGGTCTCGACTACTACAACCACAACATCGACACCTCGCCGGAATATTACGAGCAGATCATCACCACGCGGACCTATCAGGATCGCCTCGATACGCTGTCCGCGGTGCGCGAGGCGGGCATCAATGTCTGCTGCGGCGGCATCATCGGCATGGGCGAAACCACCGAAGACCGCGTCGGCATGATCGAGACGCTGGCGAACTTGCCCGAACACCCCGAAAGCGTGCCGATCAATCTGCTGATGCAGGTCGAAGGTACGCCGGTTTCGAAGGGCCAGCAGATGGACCCGTTCGATTTCGTGCGCATGATCGCGGTTGCGCGCATCACCATGCCCGCGTCCGTCGTGCGCCTCTCCGCGGGCCGCGACTACATGAACGAGCAGACGCAGGCACTTTGCTTCCTCGCCGGTGCGAACTCGATGTTCTACGGCCCGAAGCTGCTCACCACGCCGAACCCGGATCAGGACCGCGACATGAAGCTCCTGAACAAGCTCGGCATGCGCCCGATGGCGGAATAG
- a CDS encoding DUF459 domain-containing protein, whose product MKFSRTFAAISVFGLLALGAGTVSSFAQKPEQVRIAFVGDSMADGLWQGVTRHIARNSCLKERLDTERFGRNGTGLTRLDKFHWPRELLGIGSRYRPDLVVVTVGLNDRNPIYDPDGGNAQIYSKEWPETYREKISKMLKSATAMKANVLWVGIPVLRDEKADQEAKEKNGHYAAVISALNDPSVRYVEPWRLKREGEDTFSTYGPDEKGALIALRTSDGTHFTPAGYDMVGLYLYPKIVESLRQRGVDLDKLCPAKAEVKNETKSN is encoded by the coding sequence ATGAAATTCTCCAGAACTTTCGCCGCTATTTCCGTTTTCGGGTTGCTCGCGCTCGGCGCGGGAACCGTTTCGTCATTCGCGCAGAAGCCGGAGCAGGTTCGCATCGCCTTCGTCGGCGACTCCATGGCGGATGGTTTATGGCAGGGCGTGACGCGCCACATCGCGCGCAATTCCTGCTTGAAAGAGCGGCTCGATACCGAGCGCTTCGGCCGTAACGGCACGGGCCTCACACGCCTCGACAAGTTCCACTGGCCGCGCGAGCTGCTTGGCATCGGCAGCCGTTATCGCCCCGATCTGGTCGTCGTGACGGTTGGCCTCAACGACCGCAATCCGATCTACGATCCGGACGGCGGCAACGCGCAGATCTATTCCAAGGAATGGCCTGAGACGTATCGCGAGAAGATCAGCAAGATGCTGAAAAGCGCGACCGCGATGAAGGCGAACGTGCTCTGGGTCGGCATTCCGGTATTGCGCGACGAGAAAGCGGATCAGGAAGCGAAGGAAAAGAACGGTCACTATGCCGCCGTGATTTCCGCGTTGAACGATCCTTCGGTTCGCTATGTCGAACCGTGGCGTCTGAAGCGGGAAGGCGAGGACACCTTTTCCACTTATGGCCCTGACGAGAAGGGCGCGCTGATTGCGCTGCGCACTTCCGACGGCACGCATTTTACTCCTGCCGGATACGACATGGTCGGCCTGTACCTGTATCCGAAGATTGTCGAGAGTCTCCGTCAGCGTGGCGTCGATCTGGATAAGCTTTGCCCGGCCAAGGCCGAGGTGAAGAACGAGACCAAATCCAACTAG
- a CDS encoding flagellar biosynthesis protein FlgA: protein MNLGRMLKARAAEGRPVRAGLIGAGKFGSMFLAQARTTPGLHVLGIADLSGARAREALQRTGWDEAQIARDFSDALKSGKTAITEDAMALINAEGLDVVLDVTGSPAAAIRHCLAAFKAKRHVVNVTVEADVLAGPLLAQRAKQAGVVYALAYGDQPALVCEMVDWAEACGFRVVSAGKGTKYLPEYPQSTPDTVWNYYGLTAEQAAAAGMNSQMFNSFLDGTKSAIEMAAISNATGLKAPSRGLAFPPCGADELPKHLIPAAAGGVLEESGIVEVVSSLNRDGSPVERDLRWGVYVVFEAGADDARAEYTRRCFAEYGMITDKSGRYSALYRPYHMIGLELGISVAAAALRGEATGTADAFRSDVVAVAKRPLAAGEVLDGEGGYTVYGKIVRAEDSLRANALPIGLAHKVKLNKPVAAGAAVLWSDVAIAEDDTVKFRREMEQAFAPGKSAAA from the coding sequence ATGAATCTGGGCCGGATGCTCAAAGCCCGCGCTGCGGAAGGAAGGCCCGTGCGGGCGGGCCTGATCGGCGCAGGCAAGTTCGGCTCCATGTTCCTCGCGCAAGCGCGCACGACGCCGGGGCTGCATGTGCTCGGCATCGCCGACCTCTCCGGCGCGCGGGCGCGTGAAGCGCTCCAGCGTACCGGCTGGGACGAAGCACAGATCGCGCGCGATTTTTCCGATGCGCTGAAATCCGGCAAGACCGCCATCACCGAAGATGCGATGGCGCTGATCAACGCCGAGGGTCTCGACGTGGTGCTCGATGTCACCGGCAGCCCGGCCGCCGCGATTCGTCACTGCCTTGCTGCGTTCAAGGCCAAACGCCACGTGGTGAATGTCACCGTCGAAGCCGACGTGCTGGCAGGTCCGCTGCTCGCACAACGCGCGAAGCAGGCAGGCGTGGTCTACGCCCTCGCCTATGGCGACCAGCCCGCCCTCGTTTGCGAAATGGTGGACTGGGCGGAGGCCTGCGGCTTCCGCGTCGTCTCGGCCGGCAAGGGCACGAAGTATCTGCCGGAATATCCGCAATCGACGCCGGACACGGTCTGGAATTACTACGGCCTCACTGCCGAACAGGCGGCGGCGGCCGGCATGAACTCGCAGATGTTCAATTCGTTTCTCGACGGCACCAAATCCGCGATCGAGATGGCCGCGATCTCCAACGCAACCGGATTGAAAGCGCCTAGCCGCGGCCTCGCTTTCCCGCCCTGCGGCGCGGACGAATTGCCGAAGCACCTGATTCCGGCGGCGGCCGGAGGCGTGCTGGAAGAAAGCGGCATCGTCGAAGTGGTGTCGTCGCTGAACCGCGACGGCTCTCCGGTGGAACGCGACCTGCGCTGGGGCGTGTATGTCGTGTTCGAAGCGGGCGCGGACGATGCCCGCGCCGAATACACGCGCCGCTGCTTCGCGGAATACGGCATGATCACCGACAAGTCGGGACGCTACTCCGCGCTCTATCGTCCGTATCACATGATCGGACTTGAACTCGGCATCTCGGTCGCGGCGGCTGCACTGCGCGGCGAAGCGACCGGAACCGCGGATGCGTTCCGCTCCGACGTCGTGGCGGTCGCGAAGCGCCCGCTTGCCGCCGGTGAAGTGCTGGATGGCGAAGGCGGCTACACGGTGTACGGCAAGATCGTGCGCGCAGAGGATTCGCTTCGCGCCAATGCATTGCCCATAGGCCTCGCGCACAAGGTGAAGCTGAACAAGCCGGTAGCGGCTGGCGCCGCCGTGCTCTGGAGCGACGTGGCGATTGCCGAAGACGATACGGTGAAATTCCGCCGCGAGATGGAGCAGGCATTCGCGCCGGGAAAGTCCGCGGCCGCGTAA
- a CDS encoding acyl-CoA dehydrogenase, protein MNKPLAKQPAPADAVSPHWEDPFDIESQLSDDERMVRDSAKSYAQSKLMPRVTEAFLKEKFDPEVVREMGELGLLGSTLPEKYGGAGLNYVSYGVAVREIERVDSGYRSSMSVQSSLVMYPIYAYGSEEQRMKYLPKLASGEWIGCFGLTEPDHGSDPGGMRTRAEKTAKGYKLTGNKLWITNAPVADVFVVWAKLDSDGGRIRGFILEKGMKGLSAPKIEGKLSLRASITGEIVMEGVEVGEDAILPNVSGLKGPFGCLTRARLGIAWGAMGAAEACFAAARQYTMDRKQFNRPLAQNQIVQLKLANMQSEIALGLQAALRVTRLIDENRCPPEAVSIVKRNNCGKALDIARMARDMHGGNGITAEYHVMRHAMNLETVNTYEGTHDVHALIMGRAITGLNAFF, encoded by the coding sequence ATGAACAAGCCGCTCGCCAAGCAACCCGCGCCCGCCGATGCCGTCTCCCCCCACTGGGAAGACCCGTTCGACATCGAGAGCCAGCTTAGCGACGACGAACGCATGGTCCGCGACAGCGCGAAGAGCTACGCGCAGTCGAAGCTGATGCCGCGCGTGACGGAAGCCTTCCTCAAGGAGAAGTTCGACCCCGAAGTCGTGCGCGAGATGGGCGAACTCGGCCTGCTAGGTTCGACCTTGCCGGAGAAATACGGCGGCGCGGGCCTCAACTACGTCAGCTATGGCGTGGCGGTGCGCGAGATCGAGCGCGTCGACAGCGGCTATCGCTCCTCGATGAGCGTGCAGTCCTCGCTCGTCATGTATCCGATCTATGCCTACGGCTCCGAAGAACAGCGCATGAAGTATCTGCCGAAGCTCGCGAGCGGCGAGTGGATCGGCTGCTTCGGCCTCACCGAGCCGGACCACGGCTCCGATCCCGGCGGCATGCGTACCCGCGCCGAGAAAACCGCGAAGGGCTACAAGCTCACAGGCAACAAGCTCTGGATCACCAACGCGCCGGTCGCGGATGTTTTCGTCGTTTGGGCGAAGCTCGACTCCGACGGCGGGCGTATCCGCGGCTTCATCCTCGAAAAAGGGATGAAGGGTCTGTCCGCGCCGAAGATCGAGGGCAAGCTCTCGCTGCGCGCATCCATTACCGGCGAAATCGTGATGGAAGGCGTCGAGGTCGGCGAGGATGCAATCCTGCCGAACGTCTCCGGCCTGAAAGGCCCGTTCGGCTGCCTGACCCGCGCGCGCCTCGGCATCGCCTGGGGTGCGATGGGCGCGGCCGAAGCCTGCTTCGCCGCCGCGCGCCAGTACACGATGGACCGCAAGCAGTTCAATCGCCCGCTCGCCCAGAACCAGATCGTGCAGTTGAAGCTCGCCAACATGCAGAGCGAGATCGCGCTTGGCTTGCAGGCCGCGCTCCGCGTCACGCGCCTGATTGACGAGAACCGCTGCCCGCCTGAAGCCGTTTCGATCGTGAAGCGCAACAACTGCGGCAAGGCGCTCGACATCGCCCGCATGGCACGCGACATGCATGGCGGAAACGGCATCACCGCCGAGTATCACGTCATGCGCCACGCGATGAACCTGGAAACCGTGAATACCTATGAAGGTACCCACGACGTCCACGCCTTGATCATGGGACGCGCGATTACCGGCCTCAACGCATTCTTTTAA
- a CDS encoding efflux RND transporter periplasmic adaptor subunit: MKSALPTNFSMPKRRVLWIAGAAAILLIGGWWSFGGGTGSSAQQKKKGPAAISISAAQAKRMDVPYRVESLGTVQPLVTVSIRSRVDSQVLKVHFTDGAKVNEGDLLFTLDARAIDAQIQQAEATLLRDKAQLEKAERDRERIIGLAAKGTLSQVQEADAKTNVAVLKATVAQDEANLQNLRVMRTYYDVKAPVSGRMSVANVRQGAIVRSADAGTPLATINQLSPIYVAFGVPERFIPDLRAAGEKAAVEVALQNEYSLSGGRVAFIENAVDSQTGTILVRATFENADERLWPGTLASVRVTLKTDPNLVVVPAEAIQVGQRGNFVFVIENNVARVRNVKVLRTQDGFAALTEGLNGDETVVTDGQLSLRDGSRVDIKKPAGS, from the coding sequence ATGAAGTCTGCCCTGCCGACGAATTTCTCGATGCCCAAACGCCGCGTCCTCTGGATCGCAGGCGCTGCCGCTATTTTGCTGATCGGCGGATGGTGGAGTTTCGGCGGTGGAACGGGGTCTTCCGCGCAACAAAAGAAAAAAGGCCCTGCCGCAATCTCGATTAGCGCCGCGCAGGCCAAGCGCATGGACGTCCCGTATCGCGTCGAATCGCTTGGCACGGTACAGCCGCTTGTCACCGTTTCGATCCGCTCGCGTGTGGACAGTCAGGTATTGAAGGTTCACTTCACCGATGGCGCGAAGGTGAACGAGGGCGATCTCCTCTTCACGCTCGACGCCCGCGCCATCGACGCCCAGATTCAGCAGGCGGAAGCGACTTTGCTGCGCGACAAGGCGCAACTCGAAAAAGCCGAGCGTGACCGCGAGCGCATCATTGGTCTCGCCGCGAAGGGCACGCTGTCGCAAGTGCAAGAGGCCGACGCCAAAACCAATGTAGCCGTGCTGAAGGCGACCGTCGCGCAGGACGAAGCCAATCTGCAAAATCTGCGCGTGATGCGCACCTACTACGACGTGAAGGCGCCGGTGTCGGGCCGCATGAGCGTCGCCAACGTCAGGCAGGGTGCGATTGTCCGTTCCGCCGATGCCGGTACGCCGCTCGCCACCATCAATCAGCTTTCTCCGATTTATGTCGCCTTCGGCGTGCCTGAGCGCTTCATTCCCGATCTGCGCGCTGCGGGCGAAAAAGCGGCCGTCGAGGTCGCATTGCAAAACGAATATTCCTTGAGCGGTGGCCGCGTTGCGTTCATCGAGAACGCGGTGGACTCGCAGACCGGCACCATTCTGGTTCGCGCCACCTTCGAGAATGCCGACGAGCGGCTTTGGCCCGGCACGCTGGCCAGCGTTCGCGTTACGCTCAAAACCGATCCCAACCTCGTGGTTGTGCCGGCCGAAGCAATTCAGGTCGGCCAGCGCGGCAATTTCGTTTTCGTGATCGAGAACAATGTCGCGAGGGTCCGTAACGTGAAGGTCCTGCGCACACAGGACGGATTTGCGGCACTGACCGAGGGCTTGAATGGAGACGAGACCGTCGTCACCGACGGACAGCTTTCGCTGCGAGACGGTTCGCGCGTCGATATCAAGAAGCCGGCAGGTAGCTGA
- a CDS encoding efflux RND transporter permease subunit codes for MTFYELCIRRPVLTTLLMASIIMAGVFGYRLLPVSALPRVDFPTINITATLPGANPEVMAATVATPIERQLATIAGITTMSSSSTTGSTSITIQFDLNRDIDAAALDVQSALSVAQRNLPVEMRTPPSFRKVNPADAPVLFLSLVSDTLPLSVVNEYGETVIAQQISQIPGVAQVNIFGGQKYALRIRIDPDAIALRGISLTDVQAAIAASTSITPIGVLEGPKQTLTLDMGSQQADAAKYRDLIVAWRNGAPVKLSDVAIVENGVENERIAGWYNSTRSINLAIYRQPDANTIDVVDLVKKRLPEFRAAVPGAIAIETLMDRSVSIRNSVSAVQRTLLEAVVLVVLVIFLFLRSGRATLVPALALPLSIIGTFAAMYLLGYSINNMTLLALVLCVGFVVDDAIVVLENIYRYIENGMPPFKAAVIGTREIGFTIVSMTVSLVCVFIPVLFMGGVVGRVFREFAVTISVAILISGFVSLTLTPMLCARVLKPVDHNKKPMKLLQYSEAGFDWLLAQYKRTLDWVLRHRPATLMATFATLFIVIGLYTWVPKGFFPIEDTGFISSTVEAATDTSFEAMSERQQQVAAIIRQDKDVAYVVSTAGATGISRTTNTGRLFVALKPRHERTESANQIIQRLRRTAGQVPGVQVFFQPVQNISVGGTIAKSLYQYTVQSSDTDALYQIAPQLEEKISQLSMLRDVTSDLQITNPQLSIDIDRDKARALGIGDDQIRSVLYSQYGTRQVATLYTANNQYQVIIEAQRRFQRGEADLSKVYLRAATGQLVPLEAIATIRRSVGPLQIAHQQQQPAVTISFNLAPGVALSEAVQAIQQIERDSNLPASVSTGFQGTAQAFRDSLSSQPLLILTAILVIYIVLGILYESFIHPVTILSGLPSAGIGALLTLLLFGMDLSVIAIIGIVLLVGIVKKNAIMMIDFAIERRRHGMDAYEAIREAALLRFRPIMMTTMAAIFGTLPIALGAGEGAELRQPLGVAVVGGLLLSQLLTLYITPVIYMYLDKYDQKIAAKINEKEPDVPKRGDQERPVAAE; via the coding sequence ATGACATTCTACGAGCTGTGCATACGCCGCCCGGTGCTGACCACGCTGCTGATGGCGTCGATCATCATGGCTGGCGTGTTCGGCTATCGTCTGCTGCCTGTTTCCGCGCTGCCGCGCGTCGATTTCCCGACAATCAACATCACCGCGACGTTGCCCGGCGCGAACCCTGAAGTGATGGCCGCAACGGTGGCCACTCCGATCGAACGCCAGCTCGCAACCATCGCCGGCATCACCACCATGAGTTCGTCGAGCACTACCGGCTCGACCTCGATCACGATTCAATTCGATCTGAACCGCGACATCGACGCGGCGGCGCTCGACGTGCAGTCCGCGCTTTCGGTCGCGCAACGTAACCTGCCGGTGGAAATGCGCACGCCGCCGAGCTTCCGCAAGGTGAACCCTGCGGACGCGCCGGTGCTGTTCCTGTCGCTGGTGTCCGACACGCTTCCGCTCTCGGTGGTGAACGAATACGGCGAGACGGTCATCGCGCAGCAGATTTCGCAGATCCCCGGCGTCGCACAGGTCAATATCTTCGGCGGGCAGAAGTATGCGCTGCGCATCCGCATCGACCCCGATGCGATAGCTTTGCGCGGCATTTCCCTGACCGACGTGCAGGCTGCGATTGCAGCTTCGACGTCGATTACGCCGATCGGCGTGCTCGAAGGCCCCAAACAGACGCTTACCCTCGACATGGGATCGCAACAGGCGGACGCCGCGAAATATCGCGATCTGATCGTGGCGTGGCGCAACGGTGCGCCGGTCAAGCTTTCCGATGTCGCCATCGTCGAGAACGGGGTCGAGAACGAGCGCATCGCGGGTTGGTACAACTCCACGCGCTCGATCAACCTTGCGATCTACCGGCAGCCCGACGCCAACACCATCGACGTCGTGGACTTGGTGAAGAAACGATTGCCGGAATTCCGTGCGGCCGTGCCGGGCGCAATCGCCATCGAAACGCTGATGGACCGCTCGGTATCCATTCGCAATTCGGTTTCCGCCGTGCAGCGCACGCTGCTGGAGGCGGTGGTTCTCGTTGTGCTGGTGATCTTCCTGTTCCTGCGCTCAGGACGCGCGACGCTGGTACCTGCGCTGGCTCTGCCGCTTTCGATCATCGGCACCTTCGCGGCGATGTATCTGCTCGGCTATTCGATCAACAACATGACGCTGCTGGCGCTGGTATTGTGCGTCGGCTTCGTGGTCGACGACGCCATCGTCGTGCTCGAAAACATATACCGCTACATCGAGAACGGCATGCCGCCGTTCAAGGCGGCGGTTATCGGTACGCGCGAGATCGGCTTCACCATCGTCTCGATGACGGTTTCGCTGGTCTGCGTCTTTATCCCGGTTCTGTTCATGGGCGGCGTCGTGGGCCGCGTGTTCCGTGAATTCGCGGTGACGATCTCGGTCGCGATCCTGATTTCCGGTTTCGTTTCGCTGACGCTGACGCCGATGCTTTGCGCCCGCGTGCTGAAGCCGGTCGATCACAACAAGAAGCCGATGAAGCTGCTCCAGTATTCGGAAGCGGGCTTCGACTGGTTGCTGGCGCAATACAAGCGCACGCTCGATTGGGTGCTGCGCCATCGCCCGGCGACTCTGATGGCGACCTTTGCCACGCTGTTCATCGTGATCGGTCTTTATACCTGGGTGCCGAAAGGCTTCTTCCCGATCGAGGACACCGGCTTCATTTCTTCCACGGTGGAAGCGGCGACCGACACCTCGTTCGAAGCGATGTCCGAGCGCCAGCAGCAGGTTGCCGCGATCATCCGTCAGGACAAGGACGTCGCCTATGTCGTTTCCACGGCGGGCGCGACCGGCATCAGCCGCACCACGAATACGGGCCGCTTGTTCGTCGCATTGAAGCCGCGGCATGAGCGAACGGAAAGCGCGAACCAGATCATCCAGCGGCTGCGGCGCACCGCGGGGCAGGTGCCGGGCGTGCAGGTGTTCTTCCAGCCGGTGCAGAATATTTCGGTCGGCGGCACCATCGCGAAATCGCTTTACCAATATACCGTGCAGAGTTCGGATACCGACGCGCTGTACCAGATCGCGCCGCAGCTTGAGGAAAAGATTTCCCAACTGTCGATGTTGCGCGACGTCACCTCCGATTTGCAGATCACCAATCCGCAGCTTTCCATCGACATCGACCGCGACAAGGCGCGTGCGCTCGGCATCGGTGACGACCAGATCCGTAGCGTGCTCTACAGCCAGTACGGCACGCGGCAGGTTGCGACGCTCTACACCGCGAACAACCAGTATCAGGTCATCATCGAGGCGCAGCGCCGCTTCCAGCGCGGTGAGGCGGACCTCTCGAAGGTCTATCTCCGTGCTGCGACGGGGCAACTCGTGCCGCTCGAAGCGATTGCGACCATCCGCCGTTCGGTAGGCCCGCTCCAGATCGCGCATCAGCAGCAGCAGCCGGCGGTGACGATCTCCTTCAACCTTGCGCCGGGCGTCGCGCTCTCCGAAGCGGTGCAGGCGATCCAGCAGATCGAGCGCGATTCAAATCTGCCGGCCAGCGTTTCCACCGGATTCCAGGGTACGGCGCAGGCCTTCCGTGACTCGCTGTCCAGCCAGCCGTTGCTGATCCTGACTGCGATCCTCGTGATCTATATCGTGCTCGGCATTCTCTACGAGAGCTTCATCCACCCGGTTACGATTCTTTCGGGTCTGCCGTCCGCAGGCATCGGCGCGTTGCTGACGCTACTCCTGTTCGGCATGGACCTTTCGGTCATCGCCATCATCGGCATCGTGCTGCTGGTCGGGATCGTGAAGAAGAACGCGATCATGATGATCGACTTCGCCATCGAGCGGCGGCGACACGGCATGGATGCCTACGAAGCGATCCGCGAAGCCGCGCTGCTTCGCTTCCGCCCGATCATGATGACGACAATGGCCGCCATCTTTGGCACGCTGCCCATCGCGCTCGGCGCGGGCGAGGGTGCGGAGTTGCGCCAGCCGCTCGGCGTCGCGGTCGTCGGCGGGCTACTGCTCTCGCAGTTGCTCACCCTCTACATCACGCCCGTGATCTATATGTATCTCGACAAGTACGATCAGAAGATCGCGGCGAAGATCAACGAGAAAGAGCCGGACGTGCCGAAGCGCGGCGATCAGGAACGCCCGGTCGCCGCTGAGTAG